One part of the Salmo salar chromosome ssa28, Ssal_v3.1, whole genome shotgun sequence genome encodes these proteins:
- the gngt2b gene encoding guanine nucleotide-binding protein G(I)/G(S)/G(O) subunit gamma-T2b, with product MARDMSDKEILQMELAQLKIEVSTTRTAVSVNCKETMEWVEAQTEGDPLIKGVSDDKNPYKGDKGGCIIT from the exons ATGGCTCGTGATATGTCTGATAAGGAAATCCTGCAAATGGAGCTGGCTCAGCTAAAGATTGAAGTTAGCACAACACGTACAGCT GTGTCAGTAAATTGCAAGGAGACAATGGAATGGGTGGAGGCCCAAACGGAGGGCGACCCACTCATAAAGGGCGTGTCAGATGACAAGAACCCCTACAAGGGAGACAAGGGAGGCTGCATTATAACCTAG